From the genome of Candidatus Ancaeobacter aquaticus, one region includes:
- a CDS encoding LysM peptidoglycan-binding domain-containing protein: protein MKRLKKINKQTRELFIKKGTVPFFILCMAIIMLGTVVSLRSADEVMHKVARGDNLWDISKQYDVSVNAIKRVNNISKPDSLKVGQNIRIPLDMSARFNESSKEMKKDIIHTIDYGDTLWELSLLYEVPLKTIKKVNNIWNTKKLKVGQKIIIPNVSFYGSEFCITPHKEKKKDISHTIISGDSLWYISQMYNVPVEKIVRANKISRSKVLKKDQEIKVPNAQYLKPKIPIYASNKWKYIIIHHSATDIGNALCFNRAHIRRGFVSGLGYHFVIDNGTKGKKNGQIEVSPRWIKQQNGAHCKASAMNFKAIGVCLVGNFNSDKVSKDQMESLVYIVSTLKDYYNIPARRILGHGNVRKAHTECPGKRFPWKEFKRQLMLYERTKEKK, encoded by the coding sequence ATGAAAAGACTAAAAAAGATAAATAAGCAGACCCGTGAACTTTTTATAAAAAAGGGGACAGTCCCCTTTTTTATATTATGCATGGCCATAATAATGTTAGGAACTGTTGTTTCCTTAAGATCGGCTGATGAGGTTATGCATAAGGTTGCACGCGGTGATAACCTATGGGATATCAGTAAACAATATGATGTCTCAGTAAACGCTATTAAACGAGTTAATAATATCTCAAAACCTGATAGCCTCAAAGTTGGTCAGAACATTCGTATACCTCTTGATATGTCAGCGCGTTTCAATGAATCTTCGAAAGAAATGAAAAAAGATATTATTCATACAATAGATTACGGTGATACATTATGGGAGCTCAGTTTGCTCTATGAGGTGCCATTAAAAACGATAAAAAAAGTAAACAATATTTGGAATACTAAGAAGCTAAAGGTTGGGCAAAAGATCATTATCCCTAATGTGTCCTTCTACGGTTCTGAGTTTTGTATTACACCTCACAAAGAAAAGAAAAAGGATATTTCGCATACTATAATATCTGGTGATAGCCTCTGGTATATTAGTCAGATGTATAATGTGCCTGTAGAGAAGATTGTTCGTGCTAATAAAATATCTCGTTCTAAGGTGCTCAAAAAAGATCAGGAAATAAAAGTTCCTAATGCGCAATATCTTAAGCCGAAAATACCGATTTATGCGAGCAATAAATGGAAATATATTATTATTCATCATAGCGCGACAGATATCGGCAATGCTTTGTGTTTTAACCGCGCGCATATTAGGCGGGGTTTTGTTTCAGGGTTAGGTTATCATTTTGTTATTGATAACGGAACAAAAGGTAAAAAGAATGGGCAAATCGAGGTTTCTCCCAGATGGATAAAGCAGCAGAACGGAGCTCACTGTAAAGCGTCTGCAATGAATTTTAAAGCGATAGGGGTATGCCTTGTCGGCAATTTTAATAGTGATAAGGTATCTAAAGATCAAATGGAATCACTCGTCTATATAGTAAGCACATTAAAAGATTATTACAATATTCCCGCGAGAAGAATTTTGGGGCATGGAAATGTTCGCAAAGCACATACAGAATGTCCCGGCAAACGATTTCCCTGGAAAGAATTTAAACGCCAACTTATGTTGTATGAACGAACTAAAGAAAAAAAATAA
- a CDS encoding PTS sugar transporter subunit IIA produces MKLKDTISLEHITILKSTSKEAALLELIALIEKSGKVQDISALKESIFYREKLMSTGIGCGIAVPHVRLQGVAEPFILIGVCYKGIDDYESLDNQPVRIGVMIIAGKEQHREYIQLLSEIISHLKNKEFTESLIQCDTVGTIHSLIMEKCDD; encoded by the coding sequence GTGAAGCTTAAAGACACAATTTCATTAGAGCATATTACAATATTGAAGAGCACATCTAAAGAAGCAGCTCTCTTAGAGCTTATTGCTTTGATCGAAAAATCAGGTAAAGTTCAGGATATTTCCGCTTTAAAGGAGAGTATTTTTTATAGGGAAAAGCTGATGAGTACAGGTATCGGCTGTGGTATTGCGGTCCCACATGTGCGTCTTCAGGGCGTTGCGGAGCCGTTTATCCTGATCGGAGTCTGTTATAAGGGGATTGATGATTACGAGTCATTAGATAATCAGCCTGTGAGGATAGGGGTTATGATAATTGCCGGCAAGGAACAGCACCGGGAATATATACAGCTTTTATCAGAAATAATCTCACATCTAAAAAATAAGGAATTTACAGAGTCTCTTATCCAATGCGATACAGTTGGGACAATACATTCGCTTATCATGGAAAAGTGTGATGACTGA
- a CDS encoding cation:proton antiporter has translation MTEYIDHILSRISLIHLGLLTFFGIALLVGTISGKIFQKMRIPSVVGYIIVGIIIGQTGLKIVDKHMLEMLQPFNYFALGLIGFMIGGELKKNTLLKYGKQFLYILISEGVIAFIVVALLVTSLGMLFLPNIKIACSLGLLLGAIASATAPAATTDVLWENRSRGPLTSIIMGIVALDDGLSLFLFAVASSIAMSLMGDVHTGFLGMILFPLYEVGGAILLGVVAGWVHGIILKKWVDEEKILALSIGTVLLVLGVALAIKVDILLGAMALGAMMINYFPRKSKEVFSLVGKFTPPIYVLFFVLFGAKLDLNHMTIFMLLLAGAYLLGRTGGKMFGAYFGARMSGASKNIQRYLPLCLFSQAGVAIGLSILAGQRFPGELGNAIVVVITTTTFIVQIIGPICTKWGITKAGEVGLNVTEEDIIRMSKAEDVMDKDVPIIYENMFLAEILKVLGKSNNLYYPVVNHDKNLLGIISIDNVKNTFMATGLDSFLLAHDLMEPVVTQVAQDTSLKEVNEMLHNYSVEFIPVVDGSNVVIGMVEARAIHRYLAEKIIENQRLAEIPV, from the coding sequence ATGACTGAATATATAGACCACATCCTTTCAAGAATTTCGTTGATCCATCTCGGTCTTTTAACTTTTTTCGGCATCGCGTTATTGGTGGGAACGATCAGCGGAAAAATATTCCAGAAAATGAGGATCCCGTCTGTTGTTGGCTATATAATAGTCGGTATTATTATTGGTCAAACCGGCCTTAAGATCGTAGATAAACACATGCTGGAGATGCTTCAGCCTTTTAACTACTTCGCATTGGGTCTCATCGGTTTTATGATCGGTGGAGAGCTCAAAAAGAACACCCTTCTTAAGTACGGTAAGCAGTTTTTGTATATTCTCATCTCAGAAGGTGTTATCGCGTTTATTGTTGTAGCCTTGCTGGTAACTTCTCTGGGTATGTTGTTTCTTCCCAATATAAAAATTGCTTGTTCTTTGGGTCTTTTGCTCGGGGCGATTGCATCAGCAACGGCTCCTGCGGCAACAACCGACGTATTATGGGAAAATAGGTCCCGGGGGCCGCTTACCTCAATCATAATGGGTATTGTTGCACTCGATGACGGCCTGTCTTTATTTCTGTTTGCAGTCGCGTCAAGTATTGCGATGAGTCTTATGGGTGATGTGCATACCGGTTTTCTTGGTATGATTCTGTTTCCCCTATATGAGGTTGGTGGTGCGATCCTGTTAGGTGTTGTTGCGGGGTGGGTGCACGGCATTATCTTAAAAAAATGGGTGGATGAAGAAAAAATTCTGGCTCTTTCCATTGGTACAGTCCTTTTAGTTCTTGGTGTCGCCCTCGCGATCAAAGTAGATATCCTGCTTGGAGCAATGGCACTTGGTGCTATGATGATCAATTACTTCCCGCGAAAAAGTAAGGAAGTATTCAGCCTTGTCGGTAAATTTACACCCCCCATATATGTTCTTTTCTTTGTCCTTTTTGGCGCGAAGCTAGATCTCAATCATATGACAATTTTCATGCTTTTGCTTGCGGGCGCATATCTTCTGGGTCGTACCGGCGGTAAGATGTTCGGTGCGTATTTTGGTGCTCGTATGTCGGGGGCATCTAAAAATATACAGAGGTATCTTCCGTTATGTCTGTTCAGTCAGGCGGGTGTCGCTATAGGACTGTCAATTCTTGCTGGTCAGCGGTTTCCGGGAGAGCTGGGAAACGCGATCGTTGTTGTTATAACTACAACGACATTTATTGTACAGATTATTGGTCCGATATGCACAAAGTGGGGTATTACGAAGGCCGGTGAAGTCGGTTTGAATGTTACGGAAGAAGACATCATTCGAATGAGTAAAGCAGAAGATGTTATGGATAAAGACGTTCCCATTATCTATGAAAATATGTTTTTAGCTGAAATACTCAAAGTGTTGGGTAAAAGCAATAATCTGTATTATCCAGTGGTTAATCATGATAAAAATCTTCTCGGTATTATAAGCATTGATAATGTTAAAAATACATTTATGGCAACCGGTTTAGACAGTTTTCTTTTAGCGCATGACCTGATGGAACCTGTTGTGACTCAGGTTGCGCAGGATACGTCGCTTAAAGAAGTCAATGAAATGCTGCACAATTACAGCGTGGAGTTTATTCCGGTTGTAGATGGCAGTAACGTTGTGATAGGGATGGTCGAAGCGCGAGCCATTCATAGATACTTAGCAGAAAAAATCATTGAAAACCAGAGATTGGCCGAAATACCTGTGTGA
- a CDS encoding 4Fe-4S binding protein produces MAYKIDDKCIACGSCLPECPVQAIEEGSPQYTIDKEKCIDCGACVASCPVQAISQE; encoded by the coding sequence ATGGCATATAAAATCGATGATAAATGTATAGCATGCGGATCATGTTTACCGGAATGCCCGGTACAGGCAATTGAAGAAGGTTCACCTCAGTACACAATCGACAAAGAAAAATGTATTGATTGCGGTGCATGTGTTGCTTCATGTCCGGTACAAGCTATTTCACAAGAATAA
- the gpmA gene encoding 2,3-diphosphoglycerate-dependent phosphoglycerate mutase — protein MYTLVLLRHGESQWNKENRFTGWTDVDLSDKGVAEARSAGRILKEKGFTFDVAYTSVLKRAVRTLDIVLDEMDLMWVPVYKAWRLNERHYGALQGLNKAETAKKFGEEKVHVWRRSYDTPPPALEKSDERFPGNDPRYNDLTPDELPLTECLKDTVERFLPYWHDVIARDVRSGKKVIVAAHGNSLRALVKHVDKISDKDIPSLDIPTGIPLVYEFDEKFEPVKHYYLADPEEIEKAVQAVKNQSKANQ, from the coding sequence ATGTATACCTTGGTCTTGTTACGTCATGGTGAGAGTCAGTGGAATAAAGAAAACCGTTTTACCGGATGGACAGATGTCGATCTATCGGATAAAGGGGTTGCTGAAGCCCGTTCTGCGGGGCGGATATTGAAAGAAAAAGGTTTTACCTTTGATGTTGCGTATACCTCGGTACTGAAAAGAGCTGTGCGAACATTAGATATTGTTTTAGATGAGATGGATCTTATGTGGGTGCCGGTATACAAGGCATGGCGTTTAAATGAACGTCATTACGGTGCTCTTCAGGGACTGAATAAAGCTGAAACTGCGAAAAAGTTCGGTGAAGAAAAGGTGCATGTCTGGAGAAGAAGCTATGACACCCCTCCACCTGCACTTGAAAAGAGTGATGAACGGTTTCCCGGTAACGATCCGCGCTACAATGATCTTACACCTGATGAGTTGCCTTTAACTGAATGTCTGAAAGATACGGTAGAGAGATTTTTGCCATACTGGCATGATGTTATAGCACGTGATGTAAGAAGTGGTAAGAAAGTCATTGTTGCTGCGCACGGTAATAGTTTACGGGCACTGGTAAAACATGTAGATAAGATTTCTGATAAAGATATTCCGTCACTTGATATTCCTACGGGAATACCTCTTGTGTATGAATTTGACGAGAAATTTGAGCCGGTAAAGCACTATTACTTAGCTGATCCGGAAGAGATCGAAAAAGCTGTTCAGGCAGTAAAAAATCAGTCGAAAGCGAACCAATGA
- a CDS encoding exodeoxyribonuclease III → MTTKKIISWNVNGIRAIYKKGLLDYINKANPDILCLQETKATASQLPKDLRNIPGYHAYFSSSEIKKGYSGVAIYSKIKPDRVLTGIGEKEYDSEGRILAVEFGDIMLCNIYFPNGKASPERLSYKMGFYDAFLSFVEKEKKKGKKVIVCGDVNTAHTEIDLARPKENQKSSGFLPQERSWIDSFIGHGYSDTLRMFHPEPELYTWWDMKSRARERNVGWRIDYFFVSDNTASDVKKAYIESDIVGSDHCPIGIDIKLNCA, encoded by the coding sequence ATGACCACAAAAAAGATTATTTCATGGAATGTAAACGGTATCAGAGCTATCTATAAGAAGGGCCTGCTTGATTATATAAACAAGGCTAATCCCGATATTCTCTGTTTGCAGGAAACAAAAGCGACTGCTAGCCAGCTTCCCAAAGATTTGAGAAATATCCCAGGTTATCACGCATATTTTTCTTCTTCCGAGATAAAAAAAGGATATAGCGGGGTTGCAATATATTCTAAGATTAAGCCCGATAGAGTGTTAACAGGTATTGGTGAAAAAGAGTATGACTCTGAAGGAAGAATTCTGGCTGTTGAGTTTGGGGATATCATGCTTTGTAATATTTATTTTCCCAATGGTAAAGCATCTCCTGAAAGGTTAAGCTATAAAATGGGTTTCTATGATGCTTTTCTTTCATTTGTAGAAAAAGAAAAGAAAAAAGGTAAAAAGGTTATCGTCTGCGGTGATGTGAATACTGCGCATACTGAGATTGATCTTGCGAGACCAAAAGAAAATCAGAAATCGTCTGGATTCTTACCGCAAGAACGCTCATGGATAGATAGCTTTATTGGCCATGGGTATAGTGATACTTTGAGAATGTTTCATCCTGAACCGGAGTTATATACATGGTGGGACATGAAAAGCCGTGCGCGAGAACGAAATGTGGGCTGGAGAATAGATTATTTCTTTGTCAGTGATAACACTGCATCTGACGTTAAAAAAGCATATATTGAATCGGATATAGTGGGCTCAGATCATTGCCCCATAGGCATTGATATTAAGCTCAATTGTGCATAA
- a CDS encoding flavodoxin family protein produces MRVLALCGSPRGEHSSTYHMLNPLLAGMEDAGAKTELVLLSKLKMNHCTGCYTCWTKTPGSCIHNDGVDEVLSKFVAVDLIIFGTPLYHFTMSGLLKDFIDRTLPLYEPWLVEDKNRPGLSGHPPRFSLPESAMLLCPCGFPEMGHFDPFVKWFEEYVRIFGWKYLGAILRPGAEILSKDNFQHYLKGYYDDLRQAGQEIVQLGGVTEELGKRLTADLFPGGAETFRKTANDYWARMRGK; encoded by the coding sequence ATGAGAGTACTTGCATTATGTGGATCGCCACGTGGTGAACATAGTAGTACCTATCACATGTTAAATCCTCTTCTTGCCGGTATGGAAGATGCCGGAGCAAAGACTGAGCTGGTGCTATTAAGTAAACTTAAGATGAATCACTGCACGGGGTGTTATACCTGTTGGACAAAAACGCCCGGTAGCTGTATACATAATGATGGTGTTGATGAAGTGCTCTCAAAATTTGTGGCTGTTGATCTGATTATCTTTGGGACGCCGCTGTATCATTTTACTATGAGTGGGCTCTTGAAAGATTTTATTGATCGTACATTGCCATTGTATGAACCCTGGCTCGTTGAGGACAAGAACAGGCCGGGATTAAGCGGGCATCCTCCACGGTTTTCGTTGCCTGAGTCAGCAATGCTTTTGTGTCCATGCGGATTTCCTGAAATGGGACACTTTGATCCGTTTGTGAAATGGTTTGAAGAATATGTTCGTATTTTTGGTTGGAAATATCTTGGTGCTATTTTGCGGCCGGGTGCAGAGATATTGAGTAAAGATAATTTCCAACATTATTTAAAAGGATATTACGATGACTTGCGTCAAGCAGGTCAGGAGATTGTTCAATTGGGTGGCGTTACTGAAGAACTAGGTAAACGGTTAACGGCAGATTTGTTTCCCGGTGGGGCAGAAACATTCAGAAAAACCGCAAATGACTACTGGGCAAGAATGAGAGGGAAATAA
- a CDS encoding FxsA family protein has product MLGYMILLFTLVPVIELALLIKVGQILGVFNTIMIVIFTGVTGACLAKYQGLVALQKIQADMNQGKMPGDKLFDGFIILASGILLLTPGLITDCIGFMGLIPSTRTIFKRFLKRKMKDMIDRGTSGNFTIGVKK; this is encoded by the coding sequence ATGCTTGGTTACATGATATTGCTTTTTACGTTGGTACCGGTTATTGAGCTGGCACTGCTCATTAAAGTAGGACAAATACTCGGTGTGTTTAATACCATTATGATCGTTATTTTTACCGGTGTTACCGGTGCATGTCTGGCAAAATATCAAGGGCTCGTAGCCTTACAAAAGATACAAGCAGATATGAATCAAGGGAAAATGCCTGGAGATAAACTCTTTGATGGGTTTATTATTCTAGCATCAGGAATACTTCTTTTAACACCAGGACTTATTACAGATTGCATTGGTTTCATGGGACTTATTCCTTCCACACGAACCATATTTAAACGATTTTTGAAGAGAAAAATGAAAGATATGATCGATCGAGGCACTTCAGGAAATTTTACTATAGGGGTTAAGAAATAA
- the glgB gene encoding 1,4-alpha-glucan branching protein GlgB, with product MVEKEKMIQNDLVTDYDTFLFREGNHHNLYDKLGSHMVTIDGIKGTRFAVWAPNAKYVSVVGEFNGWNKDSHPLDARWDSSGVWEGFIPGVTKGTKYKYHIRSGVNKYKVDKTDPFALHAEIPPKTASIVWDLDYKWKDADWMKNRYKHNGLDKPCSVYELHLGSWRRCPEQGDRYLSYREMAPQITDYIKEMGFTHVEFMPVMEHPFYGSWGYQTVGYFSPTSRYGTPQDLMYLIDYLHQNGIAVILDWVPSHFPTDEHGLTYFDGTHLFEHADPKKGFHPEWKSNIFNYGRNEVRNFLISSALFWVKKYHADGLRVDGVASMLYLDYAREEGQWIPNEHGGRENTDAIFFIKNLNEVIYQAHNDVQIIAEESTSWPMVSKPTYVGGLGFGMKWNMGWMHDTLEYMSKDAIFRKYHHGQLTFSMWYAFTENFMLPLSHDEVVYGKGSLVNKMSGTDCEKFANLRVLFGYMYAHPGKKLVFMGGEIAQWAEWNHDKSLDWHLLDYGAHKGMKRWVTDLNNLYKNEPALYEVDFSPEGFEWIDFRDWESCIVSFMRISKEAKEKVVVVFNFTPVSRAHYRLGVPESGMWKELLNSDALEYDGSGHGNFGGMYADTIPSHGKEFSLSLTLPPLSVSFFKKQG from the coding sequence ATGGTTGAAAAAGAAAAGATGATACAAAACGATCTTGTAACAGATTATGATACGTTTCTTTTTAGAGAGGGGAATCATCATAACCTGTATGATAAACTTGGCTCACACATGGTTACCATTGATGGCATAAAAGGTACACGGTTTGCTGTATGGGCGCCTAATGCGAAGTATGTGTCAGTTGTTGGTGAGTTTAACGGGTGGAACAAGGACTCTCATCCTTTAGATGCAAGGTGGGACAGCTCAGGCGTGTGGGAAGGATTTATACCCGGGGTGACTAAAGGAACAAAATATAAATATCATATCCGTTCAGGGGTCAATAAATATAAAGTTGATAAGACTGATCCCTTTGCGTTACATGCTGAAATACCTCCTAAAACAGCGTCAATTGTCTGGGATCTTGATTATAAGTGGAAAGATGCTGATTGGATGAAAAATCGGTATAAGCATAATGGCCTTGATAAGCCATGTTCTGTATATGAGCTCCATCTAGGTTCGTGGCGCAGGTGCCCAGAGCAAGGCGATCGCTATCTTTCATATCGTGAAATGGCGCCACAGATCACTGATTATATAAAAGAAATGGGTTTTACCCATGTTGAATTTATGCCGGTTATGGAACATCCGTTTTATGGCTCTTGGGGATATCAAACAGTAGGATATTTTTCACCGACAAGTAGATACGGTACGCCACAAGACCTCATGTATTTAATCGATTATCTCCATCAAAACGGTATAGCGGTTATTCTTGATTGGGTGCCGTCACATTTTCCGACTGATGAACACGGTCTTACCTATTTTGATGGTACGCATCTGTTTGAACATGCTGATCCCAAAAAAGGGTTTCATCCTGAATGGAAAAGTAACATATTTAATTATGGTCGAAACGAAGTGAGAAATTTTCTTATTTCGAGCGCTCTTTTCTGGGTAAAGAAATATCATGCTGATGGACTAAGAGTCGATGGTGTTGCATCAATGCTGTACTTGGATTATGCGCGTGAAGAGGGCCAGTGGATACCTAATGAACATGGTGGCAGAGAAAATACTGATGCGATATTTTTTATCAAAAATTTGAATGAGGTTATATATCAGGCGCATAATGATGTTCAGATCATTGCTGAAGAATCAACGTCATGGCCAATGGTGTCAAAACCGACCTATGTTGGCGGACTTGGTTTCGGGATGAAATGGAATATGGGTTGGATGCACGATACGTTAGAGTATATGTCAAAAGACGCGATATTTCGCAAATATCATCACGGACAGTTAACGTTTAGTATGTGGTATGCATTTACCGAGAATTTTATGTTGCCCCTGTCACATGATGAAGTGGTATATGGCAAAGGATCGCTTGTTAATAAAATGTCCGGAACAGACTGTGAGAAGTTTGCTAATTTGCGTGTGCTTTTCGGATACATGTATGCGCATCCCGGTAAAAAACTCGTTTTTATGGGCGGTGAAATAGCGCAATGGGCTGAATGGAATCATGACAAGAGTCTTGATTGGCATCTTTTGGATTATGGAGCGCACAAGGGAATGAAACGGTGGGTAACAGATCTCAACAACCTGTATAAAAATGAACCTGCGTTATATGAAGTTGATTTTAGTCCCGAAGGATTTGAATGGATAGATTTTCGTGATTGGGAAAGTTGTATTGTCAGTTTTATGCGTATAAGTAAAGAAGCGAAAGAAAAAGTTGTTGTCGTGTTTAACTTTACGCCTGTATCTCGTGCTCATTATCGTTTAGGTGTTCCTGAAAGCGGTATGTGGAAAGAACTGTTAAATAGTGACGCGCTTGAATATGATGGGAGCGGTCACGGAAACTTTGGAGGAATGTACGCAGATACTATTCCGTCTCATGGTAAAGAATTCTCTCTTTCACTAACATTACCTCCATTAAGTGTCTCGTTTTTTAAGAAGCAGGGATAA
- the treZ gene encoding malto-oligosyltrehalose trehalohydrolase, with amino-acid sequence MSMRIGVHYLGDGTCEFAVWAPLRTTVDLLILSSGSETVYPMKKDDRGYWHSTVDGVSEGTQYLYRLDGDIKRPDPASQFQPDGVHGPSQIIDHTSFTWSEQSYKPRVLQEMIIYELHVGTFTDQGTFEDIITRIDELKDIGINTIEIMPVSQFPGERNWGYDGTYPFAVQNSYGGSEGLKKLVAACHDKDVSVILDVVYNHLGHEGNYLWDYGPYFTEKYKTPWGSGINFDGAYSNEVRNYFIENALYWFGEYHIDGLRLDAVHGIYDMSARPFLKQLAECVEVFSQKQKRNFLLIAESDLNDSKVITPRSQGGYGHDGQWCDDFHHALHTVLTGENCGYYKDFGDLTHLEKSFQEGYVYSGQYSAFRKRDHGNSSLERSAEQFVVFSQNHDQVGNRMNGQRLSSLVSYEALKLAAGTVLLSPYIPLLFMGQEYAENNPFMYFVSYGDKAMIDGVRKGRIEEFKEFHTGEAIHDPQNEEIFLRSKLDWDKRSHSHHAVMLEFYKTLINLRKTVPALSHLDKKSCEIVSGNGANSIIMRRWHEKSEVLTFFNYEDKEVRFSLPDKESIYTKLCDSSDKKWNGLGTLLPDKIKGAEDLTVNPLSFIIFSIESVV; translated from the coding sequence ATGTCTATGCGTATTGGGGTACACTATTTAGGTGATGGGACATGTGAATTTGCTGTATGGGCACCGCTGAGAACTACAGTAGATTTGCTTATTCTTTCTTCTGGCAGTGAAACTGTATATCCCATGAAAAAGGATGATAGGGGCTATTGGCACTCTACGGTAGATGGGGTGTCTGAGGGTACGCAGTACCTATACCGGTTAGATGGTGATATCAAACGTCCTGACCCAGCGTCACAATTCCAGCCTGATGGTGTGCATGGTCCGTCACAGATAATTGATCATACTTCTTTTACCTGGAGTGAGCAGTCTTATAAACCGCGTGTTCTTCAAGAAATGATAATCTATGAGTTGCATGTCGGTACATTTACTGACCAGGGCACTTTTGAAGATATTATCACTCGGATTGATGAACTAAAAGATATCGGGATAAACACTATTGAAATAATGCCGGTTTCTCAGTTTCCCGGTGAGCGTAACTGGGGGTATGATGGGACATATCCTTTTGCGGTACAGAATTCATATGGCGGGTCGGAAGGATTAAAAAAACTTGTTGCGGCATGTCACGATAAGGATGTCAGTGTTATTTTAGATGTTGTCTATAATCATTTGGGGCATGAAGGAAATTACCTGTGGGATTATGGGCCGTATTTTACTGAAAAATATAAAACACCGTGGGGAAGCGGTATTAATTTTGATGGTGCATACTCTAATGAAGTAAGAAATTACTTTATCGAAAATGCACTGTATTGGTTTGGCGAGTATCATATTGATGGGCTCAGGCTTGATGCTGTGCACGGCATATATGATATGAGTGCTCGTCCGTTTCTAAAACAGCTTGCTGAATGTGTTGAGGTTTTTTCTCAAAAGCAAAAAAGAAACTTTTTGCTCATTGCTGAAAGTGATTTGAACGATAGTAAAGTGATTACGCCTAGATCTCAGGGCGGGTATGGCCACGACGGGCAATGGTGTGATGATTTTCATCACGCTCTTCATACAGTCCTGACCGGTGAGAATTGTGGATATTATAAAGATTTTGGTGATTTGACACACCTCGAAAAATCGTTTCAGGAAGGGTATGTTTACTCGGGACAATATTCAGCGTTTCGCAAAAGAGACCACGGAAATTCTTCTTTAGAGCGATCTGCTGAGCAGTTTGTGGTGTTTAGTCAAAATCATGATCAGGTCGGGAATAGGATGAATGGCCAGAGATTGTCGTCCCTTGTGTCATATGAAGCGTTAAAACTCGCTGCGGGCACAGTGCTTTTATCTCCTTATATCCCGCTTCTCTTTATGGGGCAGGAATATGCTGAAAATAATCCGTTTATGTATTTTGTCAGTTATGGCGATAAAGCGATGATTGACGGTGTGCGAAAAGGGAGAATTGAAGAGTTTAAAGAGTTTCATACAGGTGAAGCTATCCATGATCCACAAAATGAAGAGATATTTTTGCGCTCAAAGCTTGATTGGGATAAGAGATCACATTCTCATCATGCGGTGATGTTAGAGTTTTATAAAACATTGATAAACTTACGTAAAACGGTTCCCGCGCTCAGTCATCTTGATAAAAAGTCATGTGAAATCGTTTCCGGTAATGGAGCAAACTCAATAATTATGAGAAGATGGCATGAAAAGAGTGAAGTTCTGACCTTCTTTAATTATGAAGATAAAGAAGTGCGGTTTTCGTTACCGGACAAGGAATCAATCTATACAAAACTATGCGATTCATCGGACAAGAAATGGAATGGGCTGGGCACTCTATTACCCGATAAAATAAAAGGTGCAGAAGATTTGACAGTAAACCCTTTGAGTTTTATAATATTTTCCATTGAGAGCGTTGTATAA